A window of the Amycolatopsis solani genome harbors these coding sequences:
- a CDS encoding roadblock/LC7 domain-containing protein — MDRDALVAELNALRRGVSGVTDTLVAGVDGLLIVADTEDRIDPESVSALAAAHLGLAHTTAATIGQGAFRQAVVRSSGGYLAVYSVDRLALMVVLGDEGLDIGRLHHASLPTIERIGSILTAC, encoded by the coding sequence GTGGACCGTGACGCGCTGGTCGCCGAGCTCAACGCGCTCCGGCGGGGGGTGAGCGGGGTCACCGACACCCTCGTGGCCGGTGTGGACGGCCTGCTCATCGTGGCCGACACCGAAGACCGGATCGACCCCGAGAGCGTCTCCGCGCTCGCCGCCGCCCACCTCGGGCTGGCGCACACGACCGCCGCCACCATCGGCCAAGGCGCATTCCGCCAGGCCGTCGTCCGCAGCAGCGGCGGCTACCTGGCCGTCTACTCCGTCGACCGGCTCGCGCTGATGGTCGTGCTCGGCGACGAAGGCCTCGACATCGGCCGCCTGCACCACGCTTCCCTGCCCACGATCGAGCGCATCGGCTCGATCCTCACTGCCTGCTGA
- the rdmE gene encoding aklavinone 12-hydroxylase RdmE produces the protein MDREVVVPERVQVLVVGAGLGGLSASLFLARAGVDVLTVERHAGTSVHSRAAGQNWRTMELFHWAGIDREVLAVSPRASQGLRITVATSLAGRVLHRLAEDGSEFDVSASTTLPAGMAGQDVVEPILLAHAEKAGARVRFRTELVELAPDDDGVTATLRHRDSDEETVVRADYVIAADGGRSGIRARLGIGTTGLDALSHCLGVVFDADLGDRVQAGVTDLFYLQHPEFTAGLVTTDVPDRYVFAPDYFPEKGESPADFTPERLVAMIRGATDLPDLDPRIVWTGSWEVAARLADRFRDGRVFLVGDAAKVTPPTGGLGGNTAVGDAADIAWKLAAVLRGEAGPALLDTYEAERRPIARMVVDTSLHNMKQRMHPGLDVSGITPAEDPLGIVLGFRYRSTAILPEGPDDGERVEDVHAPTGRPGFRAPGLTSTLDLLGRSWVLLCAGDGSAWTPAAAAAGIDCHVVEDGLFAARYGLSEGGASLVRPDGIVAWRAPGPVDDPVGELRRVLDTVLSR, from the coding sequence ATGGACAGGGAGGTAGTCGTGCCGGAGCGGGTACAGGTGCTGGTCGTGGGGGCCGGACTGGGCGGGTTGTCGGCGTCGCTGTTCCTCGCGCGGGCCGGAGTGGACGTGCTGACCGTCGAACGGCACGCCGGGACGTCGGTCCACTCGCGCGCCGCCGGGCAGAACTGGCGCACGATGGAGTTGTTCCACTGGGCGGGCATCGACCGCGAAGTGCTGGCGGTGAGCCCGCGCGCGTCGCAGGGGCTGCGGATCACCGTCGCGACCAGCCTGGCCGGTCGCGTGCTGCACCGGCTCGCCGAAGACGGCAGCGAATTCGACGTCTCAGCTTCGACCACGCTGCCCGCCGGCATGGCCGGGCAGGACGTCGTCGAGCCGATCCTGCTCGCGCACGCGGAGAAGGCGGGTGCGCGGGTCCGCTTCCGCACCGAGCTCGTCGAGCTCGCGCCGGACGACGACGGCGTCACCGCGACGCTGCGGCACCGCGATTCGGACGAGGAGACGGTGGTGCGCGCGGACTACGTCATCGCTGCCGACGGCGGCCGCAGCGGCATCCGGGCCCGGCTCGGCATCGGGACCACCGGGCTGGACGCGCTGAGCCACTGCCTCGGCGTGGTGTTCGACGCCGACCTCGGCGACCGCGTCCAGGCCGGCGTGACCGACCTGTTCTACCTGCAGCACCCCGAATTCACGGCCGGGCTGGTCACCACCGACGTGCCGGACCGGTACGTCTTCGCGCCGGACTACTTCCCGGAGAAGGGCGAGAGCCCGGCGGACTTCACCCCCGAACGGCTCGTGGCGATGATCCGCGGCGCCACCGACCTGCCGGACCTCGACCCGCGGATCGTCTGGACCGGGTCGTGGGAGGTCGCCGCGCGGCTGGCCGACCGGTTCCGCGACGGGCGCGTCTTCCTGGTCGGCGACGCGGCGAAGGTGACGCCGCCGACGGGCGGACTGGGCGGCAACACGGCGGTGGGTGACGCCGCGGACATCGCGTGGAAGCTCGCGGCGGTGCTGCGCGGCGAAGCGGGCCCGGCGCTGCTCGACACCTATGAAGCCGAGCGCAGGCCGATCGCGCGGATGGTCGTCGACACGTCCCTCCACAATATGAAGCAGCGCATGCACCCCGGTCTCGACGTCTCGGGGATCACGCCGGCGGAGGACCCGCTGGGCATCGTGCTCGGGTTCCGCTACCGCTCGACGGCAATCCTGCCGGAGGGGCCCGATGACGGCGAGCGCGTCGAGGACGTGCACGCGCCGACCGGACGGCCCGGCTTCCGGGCGCCCGGCCTGACGTCCACTTTGGACTTGCTGGGCCGGTCGTGGGTGCTGCTCTGCGCAGGTGACGGATCGGCGTGGACCCCGGCCGCGGCGGCCGCCGGGATCGACTGCCACGTCGTCGAGGACGGACTGTTCGCCGCGCGCTACGGGCTTTCGGAGGGTGGCGCATCGCTCGTGCGTCCGGACGGCATCGTCGCGTGGCGCGCCCCGGGACCCGTCGACGACCCGGTGGGCGAGCTGCGGCGGGTGCTCGACACGGTGCTCTCGCGTTAG
- a CDS encoding bifunctional o-acetylhomoserine/o-acetylserine sulfhydrylase encodes MSADDTSAWSFETKQIHAGAAPDPATGARATPIYQTTSYVFRDSQHGADLFSLAEPGNIYTRIMNPTQDVLEQRLAALEGGVAALAFASGSAATTAAILNLAGAGDHFVSSPSLYGGTYNLFHYTLPKLGVEVTFIDDQDDLEQWRAAVRPNTKLFFAETLANPGSNVLDIRGVADVAHEAGVPLVVDNTVPTPYLVRPIEHGADVVVHSATKYLGGHGTTVAGVLVDGGTFDFGKDPAKFPGFTEPDPSYHGLKYWEALGPGAYAAKARVQILRDTGAAISPLNSFLILQGIETLSLRLERHVSNAQALAEWLEQRDEVEKVYYAGLPSSPFYSAAQKYLPRGAGAVLSFDLRGGVEAGRKFVDGTELHSQLVNIGDVRSLIVHPASTTHSQLSPEEQLSSGVTPGLVRLAVGLEGLEDLKADLEAGFRAAKAEL; translated from the coding sequence ATGAGCGCGGACGACACCTCGGCGTGGTCCTTCGAGACCAAGCAGATCCACGCGGGCGCCGCGCCGGACCCGGCGACGGGCGCGCGGGCGACCCCGATCTACCAGACGACGTCGTACGTCTTCCGCGACAGCCAGCACGGCGCCGACCTGTTCAGCCTCGCCGAGCCCGGCAACATCTACACGCGGATCATGAACCCGACCCAGGACGTGCTGGAGCAGCGGCTCGCCGCGCTCGAAGGCGGTGTCGCGGCGCTGGCGTTCGCGTCCGGCTCGGCCGCGACCACGGCGGCGATCCTCAACCTGGCGGGCGCGGGCGACCACTTCGTTTCGAGCCCGTCGCTCTACGGCGGCACCTACAACCTCTTCCACTACACGCTGCCGAAGCTCGGCGTCGAGGTCACGTTCATCGACGACCAGGACGACCTGGAGCAGTGGCGCGCCGCCGTCCGGCCGAACACGAAGCTGTTCTTCGCCGAGACGCTGGCCAACCCGGGCAGCAACGTCCTCGACATCCGGGGCGTCGCCGACGTCGCGCACGAGGCCGGCGTCCCGCTCGTCGTCGACAACACGGTGCCGACGCCGTACCTGGTGCGCCCGATCGAGCACGGCGCCGACGTCGTCGTGCACTCCGCGACGAAGTACCTCGGCGGTCACGGCACCACGGTGGCCGGCGTGCTGGTCGACGGCGGCACGTTCGACTTCGGCAAGGACCCGGCGAAGTTCCCGGGCTTCACCGAGCCGGACCCGAGCTACCACGGTCTCAAGTACTGGGAGGCGCTCGGCCCGGGCGCGTACGCGGCCAAGGCGCGCGTCCAGATCTTGCGCGACACCGGCGCGGCGATCTCGCCGTTGAACAGCTTCCTGATCCTGCAGGGCATCGAGACGCTGTCGCTGCGCCTCGAGCGGCACGTCTCCAACGCGCAGGCGCTGGCCGAGTGGCTGGAGCAGCGCGACGAGGTCGAGAAGGTCTACTACGCCGGCCTGCCGTCGAGCCCGTTCTACTCCGCGGCGCAGAAGTACCTGCCGCGCGGCGCGGGCGCGGTCCTGTCGTTCGACCTGCGCGGCGGCGTCGAGGCGGGCCGCAAGTTCGTCGACGGCACCGAGCTGCACAGCCAGCTGGTGAACATCGGCGACGTCCGCAGCCTGATCGTGCACCCGGCGTCGACCACGCACAGCCAGCTCAGCCCGGAGGAACAGCTCTCCAGCGGCGTCACGCCCGGCCTCGTCCGGCTCGCCGTCGGGCTGGAGGGGCTCGAGGACCTCAAGGCCGACCTGGAGGCCGGATTCCGGGCGGCCAAGGCGGAACTGTGA
- the metX gene encoding homoserine O-acetyltransferase MetX produces MTADPVTGAWRIGDPPGRRQFVTGPGALALEAGGALPSFTLAYETWGTLNSDASNAILVEHALTGDSHAAGPLEPGHPNAGWWDALIGPGKAFDTDEYFVVVPNVLGGCQGSTGPSSDLDGRPWGSRFPVVTVRDQVASEAVLADHLGIERWAAVAGGSMGGMRALEWAVSLPERVASVLVLASTARASAEQIAWAAPQLHAIRSDPHFHGGDYYSAPSGPAAGLGIARRIAHVTYRSEPELAQRFDRAYQGDEDPLRGGRFAVESYLDHHAAKLVRRFDANSYLVLTESMNTHDVGRDRGGVAAALGRVTARAVIGGVDSDRLYPLYQTAEIAAGIPGTAEPSVVSSPYGHDSFLIESGQIASLVKALLG; encoded by the coding sequence GTGACGGCTGACCCCGTCACCGGCGCCTGGCGGATCGGTGATCCGCCCGGCCGCCGTCAGTTCGTCACCGGCCCCGGCGCGCTCGCGCTGGAGGCCGGTGGCGCGCTGCCGTCCTTCACGCTCGCGTACGAGACCTGGGGGACGCTGAACTCCGACGCGTCCAACGCGATCCTCGTCGAGCACGCGCTGACCGGCGACAGCCACGCGGCCGGGCCGCTCGAGCCGGGGCACCCGAACGCGGGCTGGTGGGACGCGCTGATCGGGCCGGGGAAGGCGTTCGACACCGACGAGTACTTCGTCGTGGTCCCGAACGTGCTGGGCGGCTGCCAGGGGTCGACCGGGCCGTCGTCGGACCTCGACGGCCGGCCGTGGGGCAGCCGGTTCCCGGTCGTGACGGTCCGGGACCAGGTGGCGTCGGAGGCCGTTTTGGCCGACCACCTCGGCATCGAACGCTGGGCCGCCGTCGCCGGCGGGTCCATGGGCGGGATGCGCGCGCTGGAGTGGGCGGTTTCGCTGCCCGAGCGGGTGGCTTCGGTGCTGGTGCTGGCTTCCACCGCGCGGGCGTCGGCCGAGCAGATCGCCTGGGCGGCCCCGCAGCTGCACGCGATCCGCAGCGACCCGCACTTCCACGGCGGCGACTACTACTCGGCCCCCTCGGGGCCGGCGGCCGGGCTCGGCATCGCCCGCCGGATCGCGCACGTCACCTACCGCAGCGAGCCGGAGCTGGCCCAGCGGTTCGACCGGGCGTACCAGGGCGACGAGGATCCGTTGCGCGGCGGGCGGTTCGCCGTCGAGTCCTATTTGGACCACCACGCCGCCAAGCTGGTGCGCCGGTTCGACGCGAACAGCTACCTGGTGCTGACGGAGTCGATGAACACCCACGACGTCGGCCGCGACCGCGGCGGGGTCGCGGCCGCGCTGGGCCGGGTGACCGCCCGCGCGGTGATCGGCGGGGTGGACAGCGACCGGCTCTACCCGCTGTACCAGACGGCGGAAATCGCCGCCGGGATCCCGGGAACCGCGGAGCCGTCGGTGGTTTCCTCACCGTACGGCCACGACTCGTTCCTCATCGAGTCCGGTCAGATCGCGTCACTGGTGAAGGCGCTTCTGGGTTAG
- a CDS encoding AurF N-oxygenase family protein, translating to MGDREATAERLLRSSARLSYDPDVDVHWDASLNEDQFFIPEKLVSLYGTPVWDTLSRAQRIELSRQELVNTVSVGIWFELILMQMLLRASYDQDPTTRHVHYALTEVADECRHSTMFARLIEHVDGRPYRNNRWLQRSAQALPSILHGPAMWVATLIGEEIFDALQREHLDDESVQPVVRAVMRIHVTEEARHVRYARDDLVRSLAGAPWWRKEFARVVVAVGALLMSRLLSRPRQYLRAGIDPGVAVAAARASTHRRETLAFGARKLVRFLKENDLIGGPSAVLWRRAGML from the coding sequence ATGGGTGATCGCGAAGCCACCGCCGAACGACTGCTCCGCTCGAGCGCCCGGCTCTCCTACGACCCGGACGTCGACGTCCACTGGGACGCGTCGCTGAACGAAGACCAGTTCTTCATCCCCGAGAAGCTCGTTTCGCTGTACGGCACGCCGGTCTGGGACACGCTGAGCCGCGCGCAGCGGATCGAGCTGTCGCGCCAGGAGCTCGTGAACACCGTCAGCGTCGGGATCTGGTTCGAGCTGATCCTCATGCAGATGCTGCTGCGCGCGTCCTACGACCAGGACCCGACGACCCGGCACGTGCACTACGCGCTGACCGAGGTCGCCGACGAATGCCGGCACTCCACGATGTTCGCGCGGCTGATCGAGCACGTCGACGGGCGGCCGTACCGCAACAACCGCTGGCTGCAGCGGTCCGCGCAGGCGCTGCCGTCGATCCTGCACGGGCCGGCGATGTGGGTGGCGACGCTGATCGGGGAAGAGATCTTCGACGCGCTGCAGCGCGAACACCTCGACGACGAGTCGGTGCAGCCGGTGGTGCGCGCGGTGATGCGGATCCACGTGACGGAGGAGGCCCGCCACGTCCGGTACGCGCGGGACGACCTGGTCCGCTCGCTGGCCGGCGCGCCGTGGTGGCGCAAGGAGTTCGCCAGGGTGGTGGTCGCGGTCGGCGCGCTGCTGATGTCCCGGCTGCTGTCGCGCCCGCGGCAGTACCTGCGCGCGGGCATCGACCCCGGCGTCGCGGTGGCCGCCGCGCGGGCGAGCACGCACCGGCGGGAGACACTGGCCTTCGGAGCCCGCAAGCTCGTCCGGTTCCTGAAGGAGAACGACCTGATCGGCGGCCCGAGCGCGGTGCTGTGGCGCCGCGCCGGGATGCTCTAG
- a CDS encoding TetR/AcrR family transcriptional regulator has product MRDLLKHALEAELPGDETSERIMGAALTQAEDFGLRRFTVDDVARRVGLSRVTIYRYFPKKDQLLGALILREMKRFLTKVDAVVEAQATPEEKLIEGLSFSLGYLRGHRLLTRLLRTEPELILPHLTVQAGGLFAAARARIAAHFHAEIAAGRLSLPAEDIDGMAELLIRIVVSLVLTPDTVLPVDDDVQRRRLAELYLAPIVRSLRP; this is encoded by the coding sequence ATGCGCGACCTCCTGAAGCACGCGCTCGAAGCCGAACTGCCCGGCGACGAGACCTCCGAACGGATCATGGGCGCGGCGCTCACCCAGGCCGAGGACTTCGGGCTGCGCCGGTTCACCGTCGACGACGTCGCGCGCCGCGTCGGCCTGTCGCGCGTGACCATCTACCGGTACTTCCCGAAGAAGGACCAGCTGCTGGGCGCGCTGATCCTGCGGGAGATGAAGCGGTTCTTGACGAAGGTCGACGCCGTCGTCGAGGCGCAGGCCACCCCGGAGGAGAAGCTCATCGAGGGGTTGAGCTTCTCCCTGGGGTACCTGCGCGGCCACCGGCTGCTCACCCGCCTGCTGCGCACGGAGCCGGAGCTGATCCTGCCGCACCTGACGGTCCAGGCCGGCGGCCTGTTCGCGGCCGCGCGCGCCCGGATCGCGGCGCACTTCCACGCGGAGATCGCCGCCGGGCGGCTCAGCCTGCCCGCCGAGGACATCGACGGGATGGCCGAGCTGCTGATCCGCATCGTGGTGTCGCTGGTGCTGACCCCGGACACCGTGCTGCCGGTCGACGACGACGTTCAGCGCCGCCGGCTCGCCGAGCTCTACCTCGCGCCGATCGTCCGCTCGCTGCGCCCCTGA
- a CDS encoding SDR family oxidoreductase, which yields MANGPDKVVAITGASSGIGEATALELAGRGAAVVLGARRTDRLEVLAEKIRDEGGRAEVVAVDVTRRADVERLVTHAVERFGRLDVLVGNAGVARIAPVGDLDVDAWDAMIDVNLRGVLHGIAAALPVFRAQGRGHFVTTVSTSGLKIVPAQAVYAGTKNAVRTLLEALRQESTDGVLRTTSISPGFVRTELVDHVEDPAQREQAQHAMAALGIAPEAVARAIAFAVEQPDDVEIGELTIRPTRQG from the coding sequence ATGGCGAACGGACCGGACAAGGTCGTCGCGATCACGGGCGCGAGCAGCGGGATCGGCGAGGCGACCGCCCTGGAACTGGCCGGTCGCGGCGCCGCGGTCGTGCTCGGCGCGCGGCGCACGGACCGGCTCGAGGTGCTGGCGGAGAAGATCCGCGACGAAGGCGGCCGCGCGGAGGTGGTGGCGGTCGACGTCACCCGCCGCGCCGATGTCGAGCGGCTGGTGACCCACGCGGTCGAGCGCTTCGGCCGGCTCGACGTCCTGGTGGGCAACGCCGGCGTCGCCCGGATCGCGCCGGTGGGCGACCTCGACGTCGACGCCTGGGACGCGATGATCGACGTCAACCTCCGCGGTGTCCTGCACGGCATCGCCGCCGCGCTGCCGGTGTTCCGCGCGCAGGGCCGCGGGCACTTCGTCACCACGGTGTCGACGTCGGGTCTCAAGATCGTGCCTGCGCAGGCGGTCTACGCGGGGACGAAGAACGCCGTCCGCACGCTGCTGGAGGCGCTGCGGCAGGAGTCCACCGACGGCGTCCTGCGCACGACGTCGATCTCCCCCGGGTTCGTGCGCACCGAGCTGGTCGACCACGTCGAGGACCCCGCCCAGCGGGAGCAGGCCCAGCACGCGATGGCGGCGCTCGGCATCGCGCCCGAAGCCGTGGCGCGCGCGATCGCGTTCGCCGTCGAGCAGCCCGACGACGTCGAGATCGGCGAGCTCACCATCCGGCCCACCCGGCAGGGCTGA
- a CDS encoding TetR/AcrR family transcriptional regulator — protein sequence MVTRSDAVANRDRIVEAARAELSESNGAVSELKLHRVAKAAGVGQGTLYRHFPTREHLLAEVYRAELDQLVGTVTPLLAEHTPLCALSQWLDRLVDYARVKRGVMAAIEVPAWQEIYSSQHHRLDEALGTLLERGQAAGEIRAGVDAADVILLLGALSRIPGAEWHERAHRLVAVIVDGLKNP from the coding sequence GTGGTGACCCGATCGGACGCCGTCGCGAACCGCGACCGGATCGTCGAAGCCGCGCGGGCGGAGCTCAGCGAGTCCAACGGTGCGGTCAGCGAGCTGAAGCTGCACCGGGTCGCCAAGGCCGCGGGCGTCGGGCAGGGCACCCTCTACCGCCACTTCCCGACCCGTGAGCACCTGCTGGCGGAGGTGTACCGGGCCGAGCTGGACCAGCTCGTCGGCACCGTCACGCCGCTCCTCGCGGAGCACACCCCGCTCTGCGCGCTGTCCCAGTGGCTGGACCGGCTGGTCGACTACGCGCGGGTCAAGCGCGGGGTGATGGCGGCGATCGAAGTACCGGCCTGGCAGGAGATCTACTCCAGCCAGCACCACCGGCTCGACGAAGCGCTCGGCACCCTGCTCGAACGGGGGCAGGCCGCCGGCGAGATCCGTGCCGGCGTCGACGCGGCCGACGTCATCCTGCTGCTCGGCGCGCTGTCGCGGATCCCGGGTGCGGAATGGCACGAGCGGGCGCACCGGCTCGTCGCGGTGATCGTCGACGGGCTGAAGAACCCCTAG
- a CDS encoding SACE_7040 family transcriptional regulator, producing MPANSTPLVNGEKANRREQIMSAAAELFAHHGFHGVGIDDIGAAVGISGPALYRHFRSKDAILGEMLNSISRYLLDGGTRWASRPGPPDDILAGLVAFHVGFALSHPALITVQERNLANLTDADRKQVRALQRQYVEVWVSAIREAMPGLGERQARSAAHAVFGLINSTPYNRHLGDGELAELLSRLALGALRAVG from the coding sequence ATGCCGGCCAACTCCACGCCGCTCGTGAACGGCGAGAAGGCGAACAGACGCGAACAGATCATGTCCGCGGCCGCCGAGCTGTTCGCCCACCACGGGTTCCACGGCGTCGGCATCGACGACATCGGAGCCGCCGTCGGCATCTCCGGCCCGGCGCTCTACCGGCACTTCCGCAGCAAGGACGCGATCCTCGGCGAGATGCTGAACTCGATCAGCCGCTACCTGCTCGACGGCGGCACGAGGTGGGCGAGCAGGCCCGGCCCGCCGGACGACATCCTGGCCGGGCTCGTGGCGTTCCACGTCGGCTTCGCGCTCTCGCACCCGGCGCTGATCACCGTCCAGGAGCGCAACCTCGCGAACCTCACCGACGCCGACCGCAAGCAGGTGCGCGCGCTGCAGCGCCAGTACGTCGAGGTGTGGGTCAGCGCGATCCGCGAAGCCATGCCGGGCTTGGGAGAACGGCAGGCGCGGTCGGCGGCACACGCCGTGTTCGGTTTGATCAACTCGACCCCGTACAACCGCCATCTCGGTGACGGTGAACTCGCCGAACTGCTCTCCCGGCTCGCGCTGGGTGCGCTCCGCGCGGTGGGATGA
- a CDS encoding SGNH/GDSL hydrolase family protein, translating to MSTALGAVVLASLGVTGLAQAAGTVYAAVGDSYSSGVGAGSYGSSGSCYRSSKAYPQLWANAHSGTSFTFLACSGARTGDVISQANSIPSNATLVTVTVGGNDAGFSDVIQTCTLGSDSDCTNRVNTAKTYVNNTLPPLLTNTYNAIKAKAPGAKLVVLSYPRFYTVPGSCWVGLSDTKRAAINSGADTLASVIQSRAASAGATFVDVRSSFVGHNICSSADDYLHSLTWPVIESYHPTVAGQSGGYYTPLRAAIG from the coding sequence TTGAGCACGGCCCTGGGGGCCGTCGTCCTTGCTTCTCTCGGCGTGACGGGCCTCGCCCAAGCCGCCGGGACCGTCTACGCCGCGGTCGGCGACTCCTACTCCTCGGGAGTCGGAGCCGGCAGCTACGGCAGTTCCGGGAGCTGTTACCGCAGCTCGAAGGCGTACCCGCAGTTGTGGGCCAACGCCCACAGCGGCACCTCGTTCACGTTCCTGGCCTGCTCCGGCGCCCGCACGGGTGACGTGATCAGCCAGGCGAACTCCATCCCGTCCAACGCGACCCTGGTCACCGTCACCGTTGGCGGCAACGACGCCGGCTTCAGCGACGTGATCCAGACCTGCACGCTCGGCAGCGACTCGGACTGCACGAACCGCGTCAACACGGCGAAGACCTACGTCAACAACACGCTGCCGCCGTTGCTGACCAACACCTACAACGCGATCAAGGCGAAGGCGCCGGGCGCCAAGCTCGTCGTCCTGTCCTACCCGCGCTTCTACACCGTGCCCGGCTCCTGCTGGGTCGGCCTGAGCGACACCAAGCGCGCGGCGATCAACTCGGGCGCCGACACCCTGGCGTCGGTGATCCAGTCGCGGGCGGCTTCGGCGGGCGCGACGTTCGTCGACGTCCGGTCGTCGTTCGTCGGGCACAACATCTGCTCGTCGGCCGACGACTACCTGCACAGCCTGACCTGGCCGGTGATCGAGTCCTACCACCCGACCGTGGCGGGACAGTCCGGCGGCTACTACACGCCGCTGCGCGCCGCGATCGGCTGA
- a CDS encoding carboxyl transferase domain-containing protein, whose amino-acid sequence MDTPVLGTSAAPDSEAYARNATSHAELVEDLRKRLGSARLGGPEKARTRHVERGKLLPRDRVDTLLDPGSPFLELSPLAANGLYDDEAPSAGIITGVGRVSGRECVVVANDATVKGGTYYPMTVKKHLRAQEVALHNNLPCVYLVDSGGAFLPKQDDVFPDREHFGRIFYNQATMSARGIPQIAAVLGSCTAGGAYVPAMSDEAVIVRNQGTIFLGGPPLVKAATGEVVTAEELGGGDVHSRQSGVTDHLADDDAHALRIVRSIVSTLGPRTPRPWDVLPTEAPAVDPAELYGVVPTDPRTPYDVREVIARIVDGSRFGEFKKEYGSTLVTGFARIHGHPVGIVANNGVLFAESAMKGAHFIELCDKRSIPLLFLQNITGFMVGRAYEAGGIAKHGAKMVTAVACARVPKLTVVIGGSFGAGNYSMCGRAYSPRFLWMWPNARISVMGGEQAASVLSTVRRDSIEARGGEWSAEDEEAFKDPIREQYEAQGSPYYSTARLWDDGVIDPADTRTVLGLALSTAANAPLSDVNYGVFRM is encoded by the coding sequence ATGGACACGCCGGTACTGGGGACGTCTGCTGCCCCGGACAGCGAGGCCTACGCCCGCAACGCGACGTCGCACGCGGAGCTGGTCGAGGACCTCCGCAAACGTTTGGGAAGCGCCCGGCTGGGCGGGCCGGAGAAGGCGCGCACGCGGCACGTCGAGCGCGGCAAGCTGCTCCCGCGCGACCGCGTCGACACGCTGCTGGATCCGGGATCGCCGTTCCTCGAGCTGTCGCCGCTGGCCGCGAACGGACTGTACGACGACGAAGCGCCGTCCGCCGGGATCATCACCGGGGTCGGGCGCGTCTCGGGGCGCGAGTGCGTGGTCGTCGCCAACGACGCCACCGTCAAGGGCGGCACGTACTACCCGATGACGGTGAAGAAGCACCTCCGCGCCCAGGAGGTCGCGCTCCACAACAACCTGCCGTGCGTCTACCTGGTGGACTCCGGCGGCGCGTTCCTGCCCAAGCAGGACGACGTCTTCCCGGATCGTGAACACTTCGGCCGGATCTTCTACAACCAGGCGACGATGTCCGCGCGCGGCATCCCGCAGATCGCCGCGGTGCTCGGCTCGTGCACGGCGGGCGGCGCGTACGTGCCGGCGATGAGCGACGAGGCCGTGATCGTCCGGAACCAGGGCACGATCTTCCTCGGCGGCCCGCCGCTGGTGAAGGCTGCGACCGGCGAGGTCGTCACGGCGGAGGAGCTCGGCGGCGGCGACGTCCACTCGCGCCAGTCCGGCGTCACCGACCACCTGGCCGACGACGACGCGCACGCGCTGCGGATCGTCCGGTCCATCGTGTCCACGCTCGGTCCGCGCACGCCGCGGCCGTGGGACGTGCTCCCGACCGAAGCTCCGGCCGTCGATCCCGCGGAGCTGTACGGCGTGGTCCCGACCGACCCGCGCACCCCTTACGACGTAAGGGAGGTGATCGCGCGGATCGTCGACGGCAGCCGGTTCGGCGAGTTCAAGAAGGAGTACGGCTCGACGCTGGTCACCGGGTTCGCCCGGATCCACGGCCACCCCGTGGGCATCGTCGCGAACAACGGCGTGCTGTTCGCGGAGTCGGCCATGAAGGGCGCGCACTTCATCGAGCTGTGCGACAAGCGCTCGATCCCGCTGCTGTTCCTGCAGAACATCACCGGCTTCATGGTCGGGCGCGCATATGAGGCCGGCGGCATCGCCAAGCACGGCGCGAAGATGGTCACCGCTGTGGCCTGCGCGCGCGTGCCGAAGTTAACGGTCGTTATCGGCGGCTCGTTCGGTGCCGGCAACTACTCGATGTGCGGCCGGGCGTACTCGCCGCGGTTCCTCTGGATGTGGCCGAACGCGCGGATCTCGGTGATGGGCGGCGAGCAGGCGGCGTCGGTGCTCTCGACCGTCCGCCGCGACTCGATCGAGGCCCGCGGCGGCGAGTGGTCCGCCGAGGACGAAGAAGCGTTCAAGGACCCGATCCGCGAGCAGTACGAGGCGCAGGGCAGCCCGTACTACTCCACCGCGCGGCTGTGGGACGACGGCGTCATCGACCCGGCGGACACCCGCACGGTGCTCGGGCTCGCGCTCTCGACGGCGGCCAACGCGCCCCTTTCCGATGTCAACTACGGCGTCTTCCGGATGTGA